Proteins encoded together in one Lathyrus oleraceus cultivar Zhongwan6 chromosome 5, CAAS_Psat_ZW6_1.0, whole genome shotgun sequence window:
- the LOC127087904 gene encoding protein phosphatase 2C 53, protein MEEMSVAVPLRASNSVCDNPTIATHMDVSRLKLMANAELISNAITTISADSFLGSEEDHIDDNLDDEVGVSAVAPPLHGREGEILLLNMISQGSDELLVPEVDEDDSLSLEGDPIIYSTLSIASENSSVCGDEFFSSEDNSDFRTRSSMDSMDIDKNISSVEVVASAAVFDDSNLEADIMSEPLAAAPSLGDETGVRSVPRPTTAVLHQPPLEKGVGGTVGRSVFELDCTPLWGFTSLCGKRPEMEDAVAIVPRMLKIPIQMLNGNRKYDGINKDFNQQTVHFFGVYDGHGGSQVANYCRDRMHLALAEEVELFKEGLRLGGPKDDCQALWKKAFTNCFLKVDNEVGGKVNCEPVAPETVGSTAVVAIVCSSHIIVSNCGDSRAVLCRGKEPMALSVDHKPNRDDEYARIEAAGGKVIQWNGHRVFGVLAMSRSIGDRYLKPWIIPEPEVTFLPRAKDDECLILASDGLWDVMTNEEACDLARRRILLWHKKNGSELSSVRGEGIDPAAQAAAEYLSNRASQKGSKDNITVIVVDLKAQRKFKSKT, encoded by the exons ATGGAAGAAATGTCGGTTGCAGTGCCATTAAGAGCAAGTAATTCAGTGTGTGATAATCCAACTATAGCTACTCATATGGATGTTTCGAGACTTAAGTTGATGGCAAATGCAGAGCTGATATCAAATGCTATAACTACGATATCCGCTGATAGTTTTTTAGGTTCTGAGGAGGATCATATTGATGACAATCTGGACGATGAGGTTGGTGTTTCGGCAGTCGCACCACCTTTGCATGGGAGGGAAGGGGAAATTCTTTTGTTGAATATGATATCTCAAGGTAGCGATGAACTTTTAGTCCCAGAAGTTGATGAGGATGATTCATTATCATTAGAAGGAGATCCGATTATTTACAGCACTCTATCAATAGCCAGTGAGAATAGTAGTGTTTGTGGAGATGAGTTCTTCAGCTCGGAAGATAACTCAGATTTTAGGACAAGGAGTTCGATGGACTCCATGGACATAGATAAGAACATCTCTTCTGTCGAAGTTGTTGCTAGCGCTGCTGTTTTTGACGATTCAAATCTGGAGGCAGATATTATGAGCGAACCCCTTGCTGCAGCACCGAGCCTTGGAGACGAAACAGGAGTTAGGTCCGTCCCAAGGCCTACTACAGCTGTTCTTCATCAACCACCTCTTGAAAAAGGGGTGGGTGGAACAGTCGGTCGGAGTGTTTTTGAATTGGATTGTACCCCACTTTGGGGATTTACATCTTTGTGTGGAAAAAGACCTGAGATGGAAGATGCTGTTGCAATTGTACCTCGGATGTTGAAAATTCCTATTCAAATGCTAAATGGTAACAGGAAATATGATGGAATTAACAAGGATTTTAATCAGCAGACAGTTCATTTCTTTGGAGTATATGATGGCCACGGTGGCTCTCAg GTGGCAAATTATTGTCGTGATCGTATGCATTTGGCTTTAGCCGAGGAAGTAGAATTGTTCAAGGAAGGTCTAAGACTTGGAGGCCCCAAGGATGATTGTCAAGCTTTATGGAAAAAAGCTTTCACTAATTGTTTTTTGAAGGTTGATAATGAAGTTGGGGGGAAAGTCAATTGTGAACCTGTTGCACCAGAAACTGTTGGTTCCACCGCTGTTGTAGCTATTGTTTGTTCATCCCATATTATAGTTTCAAACTGTGGTGATTCCAGAGCGGTTTTGTGCCGTGGAAAAGAACCCATGGCTTTATCTGTGGATCATAAA CCAAATCGAGATGATGAATATGCAAGAATAGAGGCAGCTGGTGGCAAGGTAATACAATGGAATGGTCATCGTGTATTCGGGGTTCTTGCAATGTCAAGGTCTATTG GTGATAGATATTTGAAGCCATGGATTATTCCTGAACCAGAAGTTACATTCCTCCCTCGTGCAAAAGACGATGAATGTCTCATTCTAGCCAGTGATGGCTTGTGGGATGTCATGACGAATGAAGAGGCATGCGACTTAGCTCGTAGGCGCATACTTCTCTGGCATAAGAAAAATGGCTCAGAGCTGTCATCAGTAAGGGGAGAGGGAATCGATCCTGCTGCACAGGCAGCTGCAGAATACCTATCAAACCGTGCTTCGCAAAAAGGAAGCAAGGATAACATCACTGTCATCGTGGTAGATTTGAAAGCTCAACGAAAATTTAAGAGTAAAACATGA